In the Flavobacterium acetivorans genome, one interval contains:
- a CDS encoding aconitate hydratase — protein sequence MAFDIEMIKKVYGQMASKVDAARKIVGRPLTLTEKILYSHLWDGTAKQAYGRGVDYVDFAPDRVACQDATAQMALLQFMHAGKSKVAVPTTVHCDHLIQAKSGAEADLAFANKQSKEVFDFLSSVSNKYGIGFWKPGSGIIHQIVLENYAFPGGMMIGTDSHTVNAGGLGMLAIGVGGADAVDVMSGMGWELKFPKLIGVKLTGKLSGWTAPKDVILKVADILTVKGGTGAIVEYFGEGATNMSCTGKGTICNMGAEIGATTSTFGYDDSMRRYLAATGRQDVVDAADKVADYLTGDPEVYANPEHYFDQLIEINLSELEPHINGPFTPDRGTPVSKMKTEAAANGWPIKVEWGLIGSCTNSSYEDMARAVSIVNQAVEHGITPKAEFGINPGSEQIRYTIERDGMIAAFEKMGTKVFTNACGPCIGQWDRAGADKQEKNTIVHSFNRNFSKRADGNPNTHAFVTSPEMVAALAISGRLDFNPLTDTLINDNGEEVKLTAPFGDELPKRGFAVEDAGFQAPAADGSGVQIVVNEASDRLQLLAPFQAWDGKNISGAKLLIKAFGKCTTDHISMAGPWLRFRGHLDNISNNMLIGAVNAFTNKTNSVKNQLTGQYDAVPAVARAYKAAGVPSIVVGDHNYGEGSSREHAAMEPRFLGVKAVLVKSFARIHETNLKKQGLLGLTFANEADYDKIQEDDTINFTDLVDFAPGKPLTIEFVHADGSKDVILANHTYNEGQIGWFVAGSALNLIAAGKA from the coding sequence ATGGCATTTGATATCGAAATGATAAAAAAGGTTTACGGACAGATGGCAAGTAAAGTTGATGCAGCAAGAAAAATTGTTGGTCGCCCACTTACTTTAACTGAGAAAATTTTATACAGCCACCTTTGGGATGGTACTGCTAAGCAAGCTTATGGAAGAGGAGTAGATTATGTTGATTTTGCTCCAGATAGAGTAGCTTGTCAAGATGCAACGGCTCAAATGGCTTTGCTACAATTTATGCATGCTGGAAAAAGTAAAGTAGCGGTTCCTACCACCGTACATTGTGATCATTTAATTCAAGCAAAATCGGGCGCAGAAGCCGACTTAGCCTTCGCCAATAAACAATCAAAAGAAGTTTTTGATTTTCTTTCGTCTGTTTCTAATAAATATGGAATTGGATTCTGGAAACCCGGATCAGGAATTATTCACCAAATTGTTTTGGAGAATTATGCTTTTCCTGGAGGAATGATGATTGGAACCGATTCTCATACTGTCAATGCAGGTGGATTAGGAATGTTGGCTATCGGTGTTGGTGGAGCTGATGCTGTCGATGTAATGTCGGGAATGGGATGGGAATTGAAATTCCCTAAATTAATAGGAGTAAAATTGACTGGAAAGTTATCGGGTTGGACGGCTCCAAAAGACGTGATTCTTAAAGTGGCTGATATTCTTACTGTAAAAGGCGGAACAGGGGCTATTGTTGAATATTTTGGTGAAGGAGCTACTAATATGTCTTGTACCGGTAAAGGTACAATTTGTAATATGGGTGCCGAAATTGGTGCTACCACTTCTACTTTTGGATACGATGATTCCATGAGAAGGTATTTAGCAGCTACAGGTCGTCAAGATGTGGTTGATGCTGCTGATAAAGTGGCTGATTACTTGACTGGTGATCCTGAAGTATACGCTAATCCAGAACACTATTTTGACCAACTAATTGAAATTAACTTATCGGAATTAGAGCCACACATTAATGGTCCTTTTACTCCAGACAGAGGAACTCCAGTTTCTAAAATGAAAACGGAAGCGGCTGCCAATGGATGGCCAATAAAAGTAGAATGGGGATTGATTGGTTCTTGTACTAATTCTTCGTACGAAGATATGGCTCGTGCCGTGTCAATTGTAAACCAAGCTGTAGAACATGGAATTACTCCAAAAGCAGAATTTGGTATTAATCCAGGTTCGGAGCAAATTCGTTATACCATCGAAAGAGATGGAATGATTGCCGCTTTCGAAAAAATGGGAACTAAAGTGTTTACCAATGCTTGTGGGCCTTGTATTGGGCAATGGGATAGAGCAGGTGCTGATAAACAAGAAAAAAACACAATCGTTCACTCTTTTAACCGTAACTTCTCTAAAAGAGCTGATGGGAACCCAAATACGCATGCATTTGTAACATCGCCAGAAATGGTTGCTGCCTTAGCAATCTCAGGTCGTTTGGATTTTAATCCTTTGACAGATACCTTGATTAATGATAATGGAGAGGAAGTGAAATTGACTGCGCCTTTTGGTGATGAATTGCCCAAAAGAGGTTTTGCTGTAGAAGATGCAGGTTTTCAAGCGCCAGCAGCAGATGGATCAGGAGTTCAAATAGTAGTAAACGAAGCATCAGATCGTTTGCAATTATTGGCGCCATTTCAAGCTTGGGACGGTAAAAATATTTCAGGAGCTAAATTACTAATTAAAGCGTTCGGAAAATGTACTACAGATCATATTTCGATGGCTGGTCCATGGTTGCGTTTCCGTGGTCACTTGGATAATATTTCAAACAATATGTTGATTGGAGCAGTTAATGCTTTTACAAATAAAACCAATTCGGTTAAAAATCAGTTAACGGGGCAGTATGATGCAGTACCCGCGGTGGCTCGTGCTTATAAAGCGGCAGGAGTGCCATCTATTGTTGTGGGAGATCACAATTATGGAGAGGGTTCTTCTCGCGAACACGCTGCGATGGAGCCTCGTTTCTTAGGAGTGAAAGCGGTTCTGGTGAAATCATTTGCTCGTATCCATGAAACAAACCTTAAAAAACAAGGTCTTTTAGGATTGACATTTGCTAACGAAGCAGATTACGATAAAATACAGGAAGATGATACCATCAATTTTACCGACTTAGTCGATTTTGCTCCAGGAAAACCATTAACTATTGAATTTGTTCATGCTGACGGAAGCAAAGATGTAATCTTGGCAAACCATACTTATAATGAAGGACAAATTGGTTGGTTCGTTGCAGGATCAGCGTTAAATTTAATAGCAGCTGGTAAAGCTTAA
- a CDS encoding bifunctional aconitate hydratase 2/2-methylisocitrate dehydratase: protein MNIYNDYIKEIEERKGQGLHPKPIDGAELLSEIITQIKDLNNEYRADSLNFFIYNVVPGTTPAANVKAKFLKEIVLGQSVVAEITPAFALELLSHMKGGSSIEVLLDLALGNDLAIAKDAAKVLKTQVYLYEADTDRLVAAFESGNAIAKEILESYAKAEFFTKLPEVKEEIKVVTFIAGEGDISTDLLSPGNQAHSRSDRELHGKCMITPEAQAEIKALQAQHPDKSVMLIAEKGTMGVGSSRMSGVNNVALWTGKQASPYVPFVNFAPIVAGTNGISPIFLTTVDVTGGIGLDLKNWVKKTDANGEAVRNESGDPVLEEVYSVATGTVLTINTKSKKLYNGDKELIDISKAFTPQKMEFIKAGGSYAIVFGKKLQTFAAKTLGITAPLVYAPSKEVSVEGQGLTAVEKIFNANAVGTTPGKVLHAGSDVRVTVNIVGSQDTTGLMTSQELESMAATVISPIVDGAYQSGCHTASVWDNKSKANIPRLMKFMNDFGLITARDPKGVYHSMTDVIHKVLNDITVNEWAIIIGGDSHTRMSKGVAFGADSGTVALALATGEASMPIPESVKVTFKGDMKEYMDFRDVVHATQSQMLKTFGGENVFQGRIIEVHLGTLNADQAFTFTDWTAEMKAKASICISEDYTLIESLEMAKGRIQIMIDKGMDNKKQVLKGLIAIADKRIAEIISGEKPALRPDANAKYYAEVVVDLDQIAEPMIADPDVNNADVSKRYTHDTIRPLSFYGGVKKVDLGFIGSCMVHKGDMKILAHMLKNIDEQKGKVEFKAPLVVAPPTYNIVDELKAEGDWEILQKYSGFEFDDNVPKAAARTSYENMLYLERPGCNLCMGNQEKAAKGDTVMATSTRLFQGRVVEDTEGKKGESLLSSTPVVVLSTILGRTPTIEEYITAVDGINLTKFAPSHKMLVE, encoded by the coding sequence ATGAACATTTATAACGACTACATTAAGGAGATCGAAGAGCGAAAAGGTCAGGGACTTCACCCTAAACCGATTGATGGCGCTGAATTATTAAGCGAAATCATTACACAGATTAAAGATTTAAATAACGAGTACAGAGCAGATTCTCTTAACTTCTTTATTTATAATGTTGTTCCTGGAACCACTCCTGCGGCTAATGTAAAAGCTAAATTTTTAAAAGAAATTGTTTTAGGCCAATCAGTAGTTGCTGAAATTACACCTGCTTTTGCCTTAGAATTATTATCTCACATGAAAGGAGGTTCTTCAATTGAAGTACTTCTTGATTTGGCATTAGGAAATGATCTTGCAATTGCTAAAGATGCTGCAAAAGTTCTTAAAACACAAGTGTATCTTTATGAGGCCGATACGGATCGTTTAGTTGCTGCATTTGAAAGTGGTAACGCAATAGCAAAAGAAATTTTAGAGAGTTATGCTAAAGCAGAGTTCTTCACGAAACTTCCTGAGGTAAAAGAAGAAATTAAAGTTGTTACTTTTATAGCAGGAGAAGGAGATATTTCAACAGATTTACTTTCTCCGGGAAACCAAGCACACTCGCGTTCAGATCGCGAATTGCACGGTAAATGTATGATTACACCTGAAGCACAAGCTGAAATTAAAGCATTACAAGCACAACATCCAGACAAATCAGTAATGTTAATTGCTGAAAAAGGAACTATGGGAGTTGGTTCTTCAAGAATGTCAGGTGTGAATAACGTGGCACTTTGGACAGGTAAACAAGCAAGTCCTTATGTTCCGTTTGTAAATTTTGCGCCAATTGTTGCAGGTACAAACGGTATTTCACCAATTTTCCTTACAACAGTTGATGTAACTGGAGGTATTGGTTTGGATCTTAAAAACTGGGTTAAAAAGACTGATGCTAATGGTGAAGCCGTTCGTAATGAAAGCGGTGATCCAGTTTTAGAAGAAGTGTATTCTGTAGCAACAGGTACGGTTCTTACGATTAATACAAAATCAAAAAAATTATACAACGGAGACAAAGAATTAATTGACATCTCTAAAGCATTCACGCCGCAGAAAATGGAATTCATCAAAGCGGGTGGTTCATACGCAATTGTATTTGGAAAGAAATTACAAACTTTTGCAGCCAAGACATTAGGAATTACTGCTCCACTTGTGTATGCGCCATCAAAAGAGGTTTCTGTTGAAGGGCAGGGACTTACTGCTGTAGAAAAAATATTCAATGCTAATGCGGTTGGAACAACTCCAGGTAAGGTTTTACATGCTGGTTCAGATGTTCGTGTTACTGTAAATATTGTAGGTTCGCAAGATACTACCGGTTTGATGACTTCTCAGGAATTAGAGTCTATGGCTGCTACAGTGATTTCTCCAATTGTTGACGGTGCTTACCAATCAGGTTGTCATACTGCTTCCGTTTGGGATAATAAATCTAAGGCAAATATTCCTAGATTAATGAAATTTATGAACGATTTCGGATTGATCACAGCTCGTGACCCGAAAGGCGTTTATCATTCCATGACGGATGTTATTCACAAAGTATTGAATGATATTACGGTAAACGAGTGGGCTATCATTATTGGTGGTGATTCTCATACCAGAATGTCTAAAGGGGTTGCTTTTGGTGCTGATTCAGGAACAGTTGCTCTTGCATTGGCTACTGGTGAAGCTTCGATGCCAATTCCAGAATCTGTGAAGGTAACTTTCAAAGGAGATATGAAAGAATACATGGATTTCCGTGATGTGGTTCACGCTACACAATCTCAAATGCTTAAAACATTTGGTGGAGAGAATGTATTCCAAGGAAGAATTATTGAGGTTCATTTAGGGACTCTTAATGCAGATCAAGCGTTTACGTTTACAGACTGGACAGCAGAGATGAAAGCGAAAGCTTCTATCTGTATTTCTGAAGATTATACTTTGATCGAATCGCTTGAGATGGCGAAAGGTAGAATTCAGATCATGATTGACAAGGGAATGGACAATAAAAAGCAAGTGCTGAAAGGATTGATTGCTATTGCTGATAAGAGAATCGCTGAGATTATTTCAGGTGAAAAACCGGCTCTAAGACCAGATGCAAACGCAAAGTATTATGCTGAAGTTGTTGTAGATTTGGATCAAATTGCTGAGCCAATGATTGCTGATCCAGATGTGAATAATGCAGATGTTTCTAAAAGATATACCCACGATACCATCAGACCTTTATCTTTTTATGGTGGAGTTAAAAAAGTAGATCTAGGATTTATTGGTTCTTGTATGGTTCACAAGGGAGATATGAAAATTCTAGCGCATATGCTTAAGAATATTGATGAGCAAAAAGGTAAAGTAGAGTTCAAAGCACCACTAGTTGTAGCTCCTCCTACTTATAATATTGTTGATGAATTAAAAGCAGAAGGTGATTGGGAAATTTTACAAAAATATTCTGGTTTCGAATTCGATGATAATGTTCCTAAAGCTGCGGCTCGTACTTCATATGAAAATATGTTGTATTTAGAGCGTCCAGGTTGTAATCTTTGTATGGGTAACCAGGAGAAAGCGGCCAAAGGAGATACAGTAATGGCAACATCTACACGTCTTTTTCAAGGAAGAGTTGTTGAGGATACGGAAGGTAAAAAAGGAGAGTCTTTACTTTCTTCTACACCCGTTGTAGTATTGTCTACAATCCTTGGTAGAACTCCAACAATAGAAGAGTACATAACAGCAGTAGATGGTATTAACCTAACTAAGTTTGCACCTTCACATAAAATGTTAGTTGAATAA
- a CDS encoding PAS domain-containing protein — protein sequence MSENNEIFKRPTPIDKEVSWDKTQVIMSKTNSKGIIEYANEVFIDVCGYEDYELMSQPHSIIRHPDMPKVIFKVLWENLKSGKNFYAVVKNLAKSGRYYWVVTDFEISKDKNGETTHYFGRRKAVPQDVITKHIEPLYKRLLQIESVSGIEASEKYLIGFLEEKNRTYVEFVKECILDYEQSQNAQKRVELKEEEEEESRGFFSRFFGR from the coding sequence ATGAGCGAGAATAATGAGATTTTTAAAAGACCAACTCCAATTGATAAGGAAGTTTCCTGGGATAAGACCCAAGTGATTATGAGTAAAACCAATTCAAAAGGAATCATTGAATATGCTAATGAGGTTTTTATTGATGTTTGTGGATATGAAGATTATGAGCTTATGTCTCAGCCTCACAGTATTATCAGACATCCTGATATGCCTAAGGTTATCTTTAAAGTACTTTGGGAGAATCTAAAAAGCGGAAAGAATTTCTATGCGGTGGTTAAAAATCTTGCAAAATCAGGAAGGTACTATTGGGTTGTTACTGACTTTGAAATTTCAAAAGATAAAAATGGTGAAACTACCCATTATTTTGGTAGAAGAAAGGCTGTGCCTCAAGATGTGATTACAAAACATATTGAGCCATTGTATAAAAGATTGCTTCAAATTGAATCAGTAAGCGGAATCGAAGCCAGTGAAAAGTATTTGATAGGCTTTTTGGAAGAAAAAAACAGAACCTATGTTGAGTTTGTTAAAGAATGTATTTTAGATTATGAACAGTCTCAGAATGCGCAAAAAAGAGTGGAATTAAAAGAAGAGGAAGAAGAGGAGAGTCGAGGGTTCTTTTCTAGATTTTTTGGAAGATAA
- a CDS encoding AAA family ATPase, protein MSDVAAIHNLVQKRNELKSEIAKIIVGQDAVVDQILLCIFSGGHALLVGVPGLAKTLMVNTLAKALGLDFKRIQFTPDLMPSDILGSEILDENRQFKFIKGPVFSNIVLADEINRTPPKTQAALLEAMQERSVTIAGENYKLDLPYFVLATQNPIEQEGTYPLPEAQLDRFMFAIKLEYPSFAEEVEVVKRTTSDVKAIVAPLFTAQEIVDFQHLIRRIPVADNVVEYAVTLVSKTRPDNHLANEFVKNYLDWGAGPRASQNLILGAKAHAAFNGKFSPDIEDVKAVAVGILRHRIIKNYKADAEGITEEMIISKLI, encoded by the coding sequence ATGTCTGACGTAGCAGCAATACATAATTTGGTTCAAAAGCGAAACGAGCTCAAAAGCGAAATCGCAAAAATAATCGTTGGACAGGATGCGGTGGTAGATCAAATTTTGCTTTGTATTTTTTCAGGAGGTCATGCATTGTTAGTAGGAGTTCCTGGTTTGGCCAAGACTTTAATGGTAAATACATTGGCGAAAGCTTTAGGGCTGGATTTTAAAAGAATTCAGTTTACACCAGATTTAATGCCTTCGGATATTTTGGGGAGCGAAATATTAGATGAAAACCGCCAATTTAAGTTTATAAAAGGACCTGTTTTTTCGAATATCGTACTGGCTGATGAAATCAATAGAACACCTCCAAAAACGCAGGCTGCTTTACTTGAGGCTATGCAGGAGCGTTCCGTTACTATTGCAGGAGAAAATTATAAATTAGATTTGCCTTATTTTGTTTTGGCAACCCAAAATCCAATTGAACAGGAAGGGACATATCCGTTACCTGAAGCACAATTAGATCGTTTTATGTTTGCTATAAAATTAGAGTATCCTTCTTTTGCGGAGGAAGTCGAAGTGGTAAAACGCACCACTTCTGATGTGAAAGCGATTGTCGCGCCGTTATTTACCGCTCAGGAGATTGTTGATTTTCAACATTTGATCCGTAGAATTCCTGTGGCAGATAATGTGGTGGAGTATGCCGTGACTTTGGTCAGTAAAACACGTCCTGATAATCATTTGGCTAACGAGTTTGTCAAGAATTATCTGGATTGGGGAGCAGGGCCAAGAGCTTCACAGAATTTGATTTTGGGCGCTAAAGCTCATGCTGCTTTTAATGGGAAATTTTCACCTGATATTGAGGATGTAAAAGCGGTTGCGGTGGGAATATTGCGTCATAGAATTATTAAAAATTATAAGGCAGATGCCGAAGGAATCACAGAAGAAATGATAATTTCCAAGTTGATTTAA
- a CDS encoding peptidylprolyl isomerase: MPLKTMQMNSINNKSALLFFLLLFTSTLISAQEIIKDSVVAPAKKIQTGQRQKIDGVIATVGDYIVLDSDIDKSFLEISSQGGSVKDITRCQMLGKLLEDKLYAHQAIQDSIKVTDSEIKGMMEERLTYILDKVGSMDKVLSMYKKSSEEELRTSFFDILKEQKLASEMTNKIVDEVEITPEEVRNFFKKIPKNELPLFGAEMEVAQIVVTPKVSEVEKQKVIDKLNSFKKEVEEGASFATKAVLYSKDPGSSSNGGYYKMNRKTPFVKEFKDVAFSLQQGEISAPFETTFGFHIIYVEKIKGQEIELRHILLTPSVSEEEVKAAKEKITSIREKIIDKKLTFADAARTESDQKETRANGGALINPNTRDTRFELTKMDPSLYSQVSNLKDDEISRPILDTDENGRQFYKIITVTNRINEHTADYATDYIKIKELALKEKQIKAIGKWFDTTIKDTYVKILGEYRDCDFTNNWLKK, from the coding sequence ATGCCATTAAAAACAATGCAAATGAATTCCATAAATAATAAAAGTGCTCTTCTTTTTTTTCTGTTACTGTTTACAAGCACACTTATTAGCGCCCAAGAAATTATTAAAGACAGTGTTGTGGCTCCTGCAAAGAAGATTCAAACCGGACAAAGACAAAAAATTGATGGTGTTATTGCAACTGTGGGAGATTATATCGTTTTGGATTCAGATATCGATAAGTCATTTCTTGAAATTTCGTCCCAAGGCGGATCTGTAAAAGACATTACAAGATGCCAGATGCTTGGGAAATTATTGGAAGATAAATTGTATGCGCATCAAGCCATTCAGGATAGTATTAAAGTGACTGACTCTGAAATTAAAGGAATGATGGAAGAGCGTTTGACTTATATATTGGACAAAGTGGGTTCGATGGATAAGGTTTTGAGTATGTACAAGAAAAGTTCGGAGGAAGAACTAAGAACCAGTTTTTTTGACATCTTAAAAGAACAAAAATTAGCTTCAGAAATGACCAATAAAATTGTTGATGAAGTGGAGATAACTCCTGAAGAGGTTCGGAATTTTTTCAAAAAAATACCTAAAAATGAATTGCCTCTTTTTGGCGCAGAAATGGAAGTGGCACAAATTGTAGTGACTCCAAAAGTGTCTGAAGTAGAAAAGCAAAAAGTAATTGATAAACTGAATAGTTTCAAAAAAGAAGTAGAAGAAGGGGCTAGTTTTGCTACCAAAGCAGTTTTGTACTCTAAAGATCCGGGTTCCAGTTCAAATGGTGGTTACTATAAAATGAATAGAAAAACCCCATTTGTTAAAGAATTTAAAGATGTTGCTTTTAGCCTTCAACAAGGAGAAATTTCGGCTCCTTTTGAAACTACTTTTGGTTTTCATATTATTTATGTAGAAAAAATTAAAGGACAGGAAATAGAATTGCGCCATATTTTATTGACTCCTTCGGTATCTGAAGAAGAAGTGAAGGCTGCTAAAGAAAAAATTACGTCAATCAGAGAGAAAATTATTGACAAAAAATTAACTTTTGCTGATGCTGCCAGAACAGAATCAGATCAAAAAGAAACAAGAGCAAATGGTGGAGCTTTGATTAATCCAAATACACGTGATACTCGTTTTGAATTGACTAAAATGGATCCGTCTCTTTACAGTCAGGTTTCTAATTTAAAAGATGATGAAATTTCTCGACCAATATTAGATACTGACGAGAATGGAAGACAATTCTATAAGATTATCACGGTGACCAATAGAATAAATGAGCACACGGCTGATTATGCTACTGATTATATTAAAATTAAGGAATTGGCTTTAAAAGAAAAACAAATTAAAGCGATTGGAAAATGGTTTGACACAACCATCAAAGATACTTATGTTAAGATTCTTGGAGAATACAGAGATTGTGATTTTACAAACAATTGGCTGAAAAAATAA
- a CDS encoding peptide chain release factor 3 — protein sequence MSFLKEIQRRRTFGIISHPDAGKTTLTEKLLLFGGAIQEAGAVKNNKIKKGATSDFMEIERQRGISVSTSVLAFNYKEKKINILDTPGHKDFAEDTFRTLTAVDSVIVVIDVAKGVEEQTEKLVAVCRMRNIPMIVFINKLDREGKDAFDLMDEVEQKLGLTVTPLSFPIGMGYDFQGIYNLWEKNINLFSGDSRKNIEETIAFSDVQNPELEKIVGQKPADRLREELELIDEVYPKFNQQDYLDGKLQPVFFGSALNNFGVRELLDCFIQIAPSPRPKDSETRLVDPKEEKMTGFVFKIHANMDPKHRDRLAFIKIVSGTFERNKPYYHVRQKKNLKFSSPNAFFAEKKEIVDISYPGDIVGLHDTGNFKIGDTLTEGEIMSFKGIPSFSPEHFRYINNADPMKAKQLDKGVDQLMDEGVAQLFTLEMNNRKIIGTVGALQYEVIQYRLEHEYGAKCTYENFPVHKACWVKPDDAKNDEFKEFKRIKQKFLAKDKYGQLVFLADSDFTIQMTQNKYPSVKLFFTSEFE from the coding sequence ATGAGCTTTTTAAAAGAAATACAAAGAAGAAGAACGTTCGGAATTATATCACATCCCGATGCCGGTAAAACTACACTTACAGAAAAACTCCTCCTTTTTGGTGGTGCGATTCAGGAAGCCGGAGCTGTAAAAAACAACAAAATCAAAAAAGGAGCCACGAGTGACTTTATGGAAATTGAGCGCCAAAGAGGGATCTCGGTTTCTACATCGGTTTTGGCCTTTAATTATAAGGAGAAAAAAATAAACATTCTGGACACCCCGGGACATAAGGATTTTGCCGAAGACACCTTTAGGACTTTAACCGCCGTTGATAGCGTTATCGTAGTGATTGACGTTGCAAAAGGGGTCGAGGAACAAACGGAAAAATTAGTCGCCGTATGTAGAATGCGAAACATTCCGATGATTGTTTTCATTAACAAGCTGGACCGTGAAGGAAAAGACGCCTTTGACTTGATGGATGAAGTAGAGCAAAAACTGGGATTAACCGTAACTCCACTGAGTTTTCCAATAGGAATGGGTTATGATTTTCAGGGAATATACAATTTATGGGAGAAAAACATCAACCTTTTTAGCGGTGACAGCCGTAAAAACATTGAGGAAACAATTGCTTTTTCGGATGTACAAAACCCGGAATTGGAAAAAATAGTGGGACAAAAACCTGCCGATAGATTGCGCGAGGAATTAGAATTAATTGACGAAGTTTACCCAAAATTCAATCAACAAGATTACTTGGACGGAAAACTACAACCGGTATTTTTTGGTTCGGCATTGAATAACTTCGGGGTTCGTGAACTTTTGGATTGTTTTATCCAAATCGCTCCATCGCCAAGACCAAAAGATTCTGAAACGAGATTAGTTGATCCTAAAGAGGAAAAAATGACCGGTTTTGTTTTTAAAATCCATGCCAATATGGATCCAAAACACAGAGACCGATTGGCTTTTATAAAAATCGTCTCCGGAACTTTTGAAAGAAACAAACCTTATTATCACGTACGTCAAAAAAAGAATTTAAAATTCTCTAGCCCGAATGCCTTTTTTGCCGAAAAGAAAGAAATTGTAGACATTTCCTATCCCGGCGATATCGTAGGACTTCATGATACAGGGAATTTTAAAATTGGAGATACTTTAACCGAAGGTGAAATCATGAGTTTCAAAGGAATTCCTAGCTTCTCTCCGGAACATTTCAGATACATCAATAATGCTGATCCTATGAAAGCCAAACAGCTTGACAAAGGTGTGGATCAATTGATGGACGAAGGTGTTGCCCAATTATTCACCCTTGAAATGAATAACCGTAAAATCATTGGAACCGTTGGAGCACTTCAATATGAGGTAATCCAATACCGTTTAGAACATGAATATGGAGCCAAATGTACCTATGAGAATTTCCCGGTACACAAAGCCTGTTGGGTAAAACCGGATGACGCCAAGAATGATGAGTTTAAAGAGTTCAAACGAATCAAACAAAAATTCCTTGCCAAAGATAAATACGGTCAATTGGTTTTCCTTGCCGATTCTGACTTTACAATCCAAATGACGCAAAACAAATATCCGAGCGTAAAATTATTCTTTACATCAGAATTCGAATAA
- a CDS encoding FKBP-type peptidyl-prolyl cis-trans isomerase → MNKFKFYFILSITTLSLFSCSKNNDTPEITPPRDYEVQYKTDIADIETYLKENYIEDVSPDADIKITKIPAGGTQPSIWSYKDKASFPKLLSRPVKLHGISYTLYYLVLSEGKAGNPSPSNMDAVLAAYKGEYLSSKTVDGVTTISSTFFEETKNPQQMFSLQSVIRGWSEIFPQFKTGTYVSNADGTVSYSDYGAGVMFIPSGLGYFSSGSAAIPAYAPLVFSFKLFEIQRLDQDGDGIPSYLEDLDGDGYVYDYRDTTNFPTKPETANPDDTDGDGIPNFLDVDDDGDGYTTKLEIKDPLTGLPYPFLVIPSCDGNTTDPARKKKHLDKDCH, encoded by the coding sequence ATGAACAAATTTAAGTTTTATTTTATTTTATCAATTACAACACTCTCGTTATTTTCGTGTTCGAAAAATAATGATACTCCTGAAATTACTCCGCCTCGTGATTACGAAGTACAGTATAAAACTGATATAGCTGATATCGAGACTTATTTGAAAGAAAATTATATAGAAGATGTTTCCCCTGATGCTGATATTAAAATCACTAAAATTCCTGCGGGAGGAACTCAGCCTTCAATTTGGTCTTATAAAGACAAGGCATCGTTTCCAAAACTTCTAAGTCGTCCAGTAAAACTTCATGGCATTAGCTATACCTTGTATTATTTGGTATTAAGTGAAGGTAAAGCAGGAAATCCTTCGCCTTCTAATATGGATGCAGTGTTGGCAGCCTATAAAGGAGAGTATTTGTCCAGTAAAACGGTAGATGGAGTGACTACTATTAGTTCAACATTTTTTGAGGAAACTAAAAATCCACAACAAATGTTTAGTTTGCAATCAGTAATAAGAGGGTGGAGTGAAATTTTTCCCCAGTTTAAAACTGGAACTTATGTTTCGAATGCTGATGGAACGGTTAGTTATTCTGATTATGGTGCAGGTGTTATGTTTATCCCTTCAGGATTGGGTTATTTTTCATCAGGAAGTGCTGCTATTCCGGCCTATGCGCCTCTAGTGTTTAGCTTTAAATTGTTTGAAATTCAAAGACTGGATCAGGACGGGGACGGGATTCCGTCTTATTTGGAGGATTTAGATGGGGACGGCTATGTTTATGATTATAGAGATACAACTAATTTCCCAACAAAGCCTGAGACGGCGAACCCTGATGATACGGATGGTGATGGTATTCCAAACTTTTTGGATGTAGATGATGATGGTGACGGTTATACTACAAAATTAGAAATTAAAGATCCTTTGACAGGATTGCCTTATCCTTTTTTAGTAATTCCAAGTTGTGATGGTAATACTACTGATCCGGCTAGAAAGAAAAAACATTTGGATAAGGACTGTCACTAG